A region from the Stygiolobus caldivivus genome encodes:
- a CDS encoding conjugal transfer protein, whose protein sequence is MDRLDYVLGILRLAKDLNVEVTATRFQKTFFLVQKELGRDLGYKFIPYYFGPFSKELQDDVYKLERQGFVNVEKVAVEDLVTGALVGFKKAYKVTDKAPVVELDEELKSFVTEKLRMPLNDLLRYVYVKYQEYTALSLIKDEVF, encoded by the coding sequence ATGGACAGGCTTGACTACGTCCTAGGGATTTTACGGTTAGCGAAGGACTTAAACGTTGAGGTGACTGCGACCAGGTTTCAGAAGACGTTTTTTTTAGTACAGAAAGAATTGGGGAGGGACTTGGGGTATAAGTTCATCCCTTACTATTTCGGCCCTTTCAGCAAGGAGCTGCAGGACGATGTATATAAGCTGGAGAGGCAAGGGTTTGTAAACGTCGAAAAGGTGGCCGTAGAGGACTTAGTTACGGGGGCTTTAGTGGGCTTTAAGAAAGCGTATAAGGTCACCGATAAGGCCCCTGTCGTAGAGCTCGATGAAGAGCTAAAGAGTTTTGTAACGGAGAAACTGAGGATGCCTTTAAACGACTTGTTAAGGTATGTCTACGTAAAGTACCAAGAGTATACTGCACTATCGTTAATTAAAGACGAGGTATTTTAG